One window of the Tachyglossus aculeatus isolate mTacAcu1 chromosome 12, mTacAcu1.pri, whole genome shotgun sequence genome contains the following:
- the TMEM184C gene encoding transmembrane protein 184C isoform X1: MPCTCSNWRRWIRPLVVLLYLLVLLVAVPLCGWELQKLEVGVHTKAWFIAGIFLLMTVPISLWGILQHLVHYTQPELQKPIIRILWMVPIYSLDSWVALKYPSIAIYVDTCRECYEAYVIYNFMVFLSNYLTNRYPNLVLIIEAKDQQRHLPPFCCCPSWAMGEVLLFRCKLGVLQYTVVRPFTTIIALICELVGVYDEGNFSFKNAWTYLVIFNNVSQLFAMYCLVLFYKVLREELNPIQPVGKFLCVKMVVFVSFWQAVLIALLVKVGIISEKRTWDWQTVEAVATGLQDFIICIEMFLAAIAHHYSFSYKPYVQEAEEGSCFDSFLAMWDISDIRADISEQVRNVGRTVLGRPRKMFFAEDHEQNEHTSLLSSSTQDPISEASSMPPSPMGHYQGFGHTVTPQTTPTAAGMPAGIYSSAAEESGESFVPEPLSPEDLSDTRKPVVS; this comes from the exons GTTGGAGTGCACACCAAGGCATGGTTTATTGCCGGGATCTTTTTGCTGATGACAGTACCAATATCTCTCTGGGGGATATTACAACACTTAGTGCATTATACACAACCTGAGCTACAAAAACCAATAATAAG GATACTGTGGATGGTGCCGATATACAGTTTAGATAGC TGGGTAGCTCTGAAATATCCCAGCATTGCAATATATGTGGATACTTGCAGAGAGTGCTATGAAGCCTACGTCATATACAATTTTATGGTATTCCTTTCCAATTATTTAACAAACCGGTATCCAAATCTGGTATTAATCATCGAGGCCAAAGATCAGCAGCGACATTTACCTCCATTTTGCTGTTGTCCATCATGGGCTATGGGAGA AGTATTACTGTTTAGGTGCAAACTAGGTGTTCTGCAGTACACGGTTGTCAGGCCGTTCACCACTATTATTGCTCT TATCTGTGAGCTGGTTGGTGTATACGACGAAGGAAACTTTAGCTTTAAAAATGCTTGGACTTACTTGGTTATATTCAACAATGTGTCACAGCTG TTTGCCATGTATTGCTTAGTGTTGTTCTATAAAGTTCTGAGGGAAGAACTGAACCCGATCCAACCTGTTGGCAAGTTTCTTTGTGTCAAGATGGTCGTCTTTGTTTCCTTTTG GCAAGCAGTACTTATCGCCTTACTGGTTAAAGTTGGCATTATTTCTGAAAAAAGGACGTGGGATTGGCAGACTGTGGAAGCAGTAGCCACAGGCCTACAG GATTTTATCATCTGTATTGAGATGTTCTTGGCAGCAATTGCTCATCACTACAGTTTTTCTTACAAACCTTACGTACAAGAAGCAGAGGAGGGATCCTGCTTTGATTCCTTTCTTGCCATGTGGGACATTTCGGATATTAGGGCAGATATATCTGAACAAGTAAGGAATGTTG GAAGGACGGTATTGGGCCGGCCCAGGAAGATGTTCTTTGCGGAGGACCACGAGCAAAATGAACACACGAGTTTATTATCGTCTTCCACTCAAGATCCGATATCTGAAGCTTCTTCCATGCCACCTTCACCCATGGGGCACTATCAAGGGTTTGGGCACACCGTGACTCCTCAGACTACCCCCACTGCTGCTGGGATGCCCGCTGGGATTTATAGCAGCGCTGCAGAAGAAAGCGGGGAGTCTTTTGTCCCCGAGCCCCTCTCCCCCGAGGACCTTTCAGATACACGGAAACCTGTGGTGTCGTGA
- the TMEM184C gene encoding transmembrane protein 184C isoform X2: MPCTCSNWRRWIRPLVVLLYLLVLLVAVPLCGWELQKLEVGVHTKAWFIAGIFLLMTVPISLWGILQHLVHYTQPELQKPIIRILWMVPIYSLDSWVALKYPSIAIYVDTCRECYEAYVIYNFMVFLSNYLTNRYPNLVLIIEAKDQQRHLPPFCCCPSWAMGEVLLFRCKLGVLQYTVVRPFTTIIALICELVGVYDEGNFSFKNAWTYLVIFNNVSQLFAMYCLVLFYKVLREELNPIQPVGKFLCVKMVVFVSFWQAVLIALLVKVGIISEKRTWDWQTVEAVATGLQDFIICIEMFLAAIAHHYSFSYKPYVQEAEEGSCFDSFLAMWDISDIRADISEQEGRYWAGPGRCSLRRTTSKMNTRVYYRLPLKIRYLKLLPCHLHPWGTIKGLGTP; this comes from the exons GTTGGAGTGCACACCAAGGCATGGTTTATTGCCGGGATCTTTTTGCTGATGACAGTACCAATATCTCTCTGGGGGATATTACAACACTTAGTGCATTATACACAACCTGAGCTACAAAAACCAATAATAAG GATACTGTGGATGGTGCCGATATACAGTTTAGATAGC TGGGTAGCTCTGAAATATCCCAGCATTGCAATATATGTGGATACTTGCAGAGAGTGCTATGAAGCCTACGTCATATACAATTTTATGGTATTCCTTTCCAATTATTTAACAAACCGGTATCCAAATCTGGTATTAATCATCGAGGCCAAAGATCAGCAGCGACATTTACCTCCATTTTGCTGTTGTCCATCATGGGCTATGGGAGA AGTATTACTGTTTAGGTGCAAACTAGGTGTTCTGCAGTACACGGTTGTCAGGCCGTTCACCACTATTATTGCTCT TATCTGTGAGCTGGTTGGTGTATACGACGAAGGAAACTTTAGCTTTAAAAATGCTTGGACTTACTTGGTTATATTCAACAATGTGTCACAGCTG TTTGCCATGTATTGCTTAGTGTTGTTCTATAAAGTTCTGAGGGAAGAACTGAACCCGATCCAACCTGTTGGCAAGTTTCTTTGTGTCAAGATGGTCGTCTTTGTTTCCTTTTG GCAAGCAGTACTTATCGCCTTACTGGTTAAAGTTGGCATTATTTCTGAAAAAAGGACGTGGGATTGGCAGACTGTGGAAGCAGTAGCCACAGGCCTACAG GATTTTATCATCTGTATTGAGATGTTCTTGGCAGCAATTGCTCATCACTACAGTTTTTCTTACAAACCTTACGTACAAGAAGCAGAGGAGGGATCCTGCTTTGATTCCTTTCTTGCCATGTGGGACATTTCGGATATTAGGGCAGATATATCTGAACAA GAAGGACGGTATTGGGCCGGCCCAGGAAGATGTTCTTTGCGGAGGACCACGAGCAAAATGAACACACGAGTTTATTATCGTCTTCCACTCAAGATCCGATATCTGAAGCTTCTTCCATGCCACCTTCACCCATGGGGCACTATCAAGGGTTTGGGCACACCGTGA